In Micromonospora inyonensis, the genomic window GTTGGACAACAGTCCTGAAGTGATCGGCGTCCTCGATATAATCATCGACGAGGTTTCCCTCAACGAATGGCAGAAACTCTGGTTCATTCAAGCAATCCACCAACTCGGTGCCCTTTCGCCTACGTCAGCCGGCAAGTCGGAGCGGCGTTTGGCGTGGGCTCGAGGGCTGGCTTCTTCCGATCGCTCGTACGCGGTACGAGCGCAGGCGGTGGCAGCCTTGGCCAGCAGTGCTCGCATAGGCGCTGAAGAGATTGAGATGTCGATGCGCGATTCGCCGACCTGTCTTGCCGCGTGGCACCTTGCAGCTCTGGGTGACTTAGCCCCTAATGCTGACGCCAGATCGCGCAAGATCATAGATGCGGCCAAGAGCGAGTCGAAGTTCAACACCTGGATACTCGGATGACGGGCCGTCACGTTCCGCGCAACTCAACTGAGGCGGCGATTCGCCTCATACGCCTTACGGCTGCCGACATACAATCCGCCATGGTCCGTGTTCCGGTTGGCAGGATCGTCCGCGCGACCTCGGTCTTCGGTAGCGAAGATTTGGCCGATGCACTGAAGCAAGCACATTACCTCCGCCTGGTTAGCATCGCCGAGATCTATACTGACGTCCTCATGTCAGAACTCCTCGGCGAACGCTTACCCACCAACGACGAGCTGATCGCCAAGCTTATGGCAACGGCTGAACTTGCGTCGTCGTCAAGCTGGCCTCGGCGCAGCGAGTTCTTCAACAGACTACATGGAATCAAGTTGGATGAGTTCGATAGGAACGCCGAGCTAAATGCCGCTAAGCGTGTGCGGAACATCGTAGCTCACGGCCTGGGTCGCATTACCAGCAAGGAGATGGAGAATTCACGCTTAGGTAGCCAGCTGAGTTTGATAGGCGTGCGAATTCAAGACCGTAGAGTGATTATTACAGAGCAGAGTCTGGTGACTCTATCCAAGCTTACCATTGACTATATCACGTGGCTGGACGAGAAGGCAGGCGCCTAACGGAACCGCGAGTATCGACACTGGTGCAGACGCCGAAAGTTCGTATCGATACCCGACTTCTGACCTACTCGGGCAGAAGCGAAGGATGTACTAATCTCGGCAGATCCGGACGCCGGACCGTACGTTGCTGGATGGTCGCCCGTTACGCAACGTAACCAACCGGACGGTCTGGCTGGGCCTACAGCGTAACGGTAGCCGATCAGCGGGAGGCCCGCTAATCCATGCAGGCGTTGTACGTCAAGTCGTACCCGTTCCTGCGCCGGAGTCGGTACGCCGACAAGGGCGTGTGCGATGAAGCAGACAAACGCGAAAGGGACCGGCTTCTTGCTTCGAGCATCGAGGGCGGGGCTGGGCGTCGGCGTGCCCAGCCCCGCCCTCGATGCCGTCAGTCCGCCGATGCCGTCCGAGGCTCAGCGGACATAGTGGCGTCGTCTCCCGTCGTTGGGGAGCCGTCGGTCTGGCCTGTGTTCCAGCTGGGTGGGTCGACCTCGATGAACCCGAAGATCCGTTCGATCACCTGGAGTGCCTGGGTGGAGTAGCGGTCGGCGAACCCTCGACAGATGGCGGGCTTGACGTCCGGGTACCGGTGGTGGGGGAGGGTGTCGTGGCAGACGATGAAGGATTCGTTGCGCCGGGCTTGATTGACCAGGTCGCGTAGGCGGCCGTCGGAGAGGCGCATCAAGTTGCCGGGGCGGAAGACGCAGGTGGCGCACTGTTTGGACAGCAGTCGGGATTTCCGCAGCACCGGATCGCCCACACTGAGGTCGTACCCGTCGTCGCGCAATTCATCATCGCCTCGTCCAAGCGCTGTCCAACCGGTCGCCGTATCACCTGGCCTCCGCGACGGCTCCTGGGAGGCGGCTGCCTGGTCAAGCCAGTGGATGACCTGGTCGATGTGTTCGCGTTGCAGGCCGCTGGCGCTGTTGACGGGGACCAGGAGGGTGGCGCTGCCGCGTGCGGTGCGGTCAGCGGCCTCGACGGGGTCCCGGCCGCCGAATTCGTTGTCGAGGACGGCTACCGGCCGTGTACCGATGGCGCGGTACAGCGCGGCGAGTTTGAGTTGGCGGCCGAACCGTATGCCGCCTGGTCCGGCGTCGATGACCGGCAGGTCGGCGGGGAGGCCGAGCCGGGGTCCGATCCAGGTGGCGGCGATCTGGCCCCAGCTCGTGCACCAGACGAGGTCGGCGTTGGAGGTGAGTTCGTTAAGCCAGGCGCCGTGGTCGGGGTGTAGCCACACGTCGCCGGAGACGTGTTGACCGGTGGGGCCGGGTCCGTCGTAGCGGTGCGGGCGGTAGCCGAGTTGGCGGGCGGTGGGCGGGTGGTCGGGGTTGAGGACACCGTCGACGTCGATGGCGATCACAGGTCGTGCCGGGTGGCCGGGGTGTGGCAGGGGTTCGCGGAACCGGGGGTACACGCGGTCGCGGGGATTGGAGGTGGGAAAGGGCAACGTGGCGTCGGGCATGCTGCTCTCCGTTTCGAGGTTGCGAGAGGCCGTTGGGGTTTGTGGGATGGCGTGGGTCCGGCGGCTGGTGGCCGGGTAGGCGGGATCGGCTCCCGACGAGGTGTGGGGAGCCGATCCCGCTGCGCGTGTGACGGTTGCCGCGTGACGGGCGCTCGGCTCAGGCCTTGGTCAGGGCGTCGATGGCTGCTTGGCCGATGAGGTTGACGCAGGTGGTGGGGTCGTCGACCGTGATGGTGATGGTGGTGGTGTTGTCGTAGACCTTGGCCGGCCAGCTTTTGTGGTCGGGTGCGAGCCAGAGCACGGCGCAGCCGGTGTGGTGGAGTCGGGTGATGGTGGCCTGGGCTTCGTCGGGGTTGACGTAGTGGCCGTCGGAGACGACGACGAGCAGTCGTGCGGTGCCGGGGGTGGTCAGGTGGAGGAGCCGGTCGGCTTCGGCGCAGGCTTCGACGAAGCGTTCGGTGCCGGCGTCGGCGCGCATGTCGCGGACCTTGGCGGGGCGGCGGCCGGGTGGGATGAGGACGGTGATGCGGTCGCCGAAGGCGAGGGACGCGGTGGTGGCGCTGGCGCGGGTGGCGGCGTGGGCGAGGATCCACGCGGCGGAGGACATGGGTTTCGCGAAGTCCCGCATCGAGCCGGACGCGTCGATGAGAATGCCGACGGTCAGCTCGGGATCGGGGACGGGGCGTCGTACGGTGCGCTGCCACGGTTGGGCGGTGGGGATGGCGCCGCTGGCTCGTTGGGCGGCGAGGGTGACCGCGGCGCGGGTGCGTAGCCGTCCGGGCGGTGCGCTGCTGGGTTCACGGGTGCGGGCGGGTTCCCGGTGTCGGGCGCGGCGTAGCAGGGCGGTGAGCCGGTTGGCGGCCTGGCGTTCGGCGTCGCGGGCGGCGCGTTCGGTCCAGGTGATCGGCATGTCGGTGTCGACGTGGATGCCGGGCTTGTCGATCCGGGGTTCGGCGCTTCCCGGGTGTGGGTAGTCGGCGGGGTTGTGGAGGATGGCGTCGAGGGCGCCGGCGATGGCCGCCGCGATCGTGCTGGTGGCCGCGTCGTTGGCGGGTAGGCCTGGGGTGCGGGTGGGGTCGATGCCGAGCAGGCGGCACCACCGCTCACCGAGGTGGATCATTCGTGTCGTGTCGGTGTCGTCGACGGTGTGGGCTTCCCGCCAGATGTCGCGTAGTCCCTTGAGCAGCTTGCGGCCGAGGATCTTGGTGATCGCGCGTCTCGGCTCGCGGACGTCGCCGGGGTAGAGGATCTTCGCGTCGATGCGGGCGAGGAGGAGCCCGGCGGCGTAGGCGGCGCTCCACTTCGTGTCGGTGCGGGTGTCGGTGGGGTCGATGATGCTGGTGACGGCGCGGCGTAGCCACCGCCGGTCGCGGGGCCGGGCCGCCCGGTAGCGTCCTTCGATCCGTGACTCCTCGAGCAGGAGCGCGGCTTCACGGACGACGGGCGGCACCGATGGTGGTGGATCCCAGTGGGAGTGGATGACGTGGGCGACCTCGTGCAGCAGGACGCCGTAGGCGACGGGGACCTTCGACCGGTGGGCGGGGCGGCGGGGGTCGGCGATCGTCGGGTCGGGGATGAGGTCGGCGTCGATCTGGATCTGCGCGGTGGCGGGGTAGCTGAGCCCGGGCGGGCCACCGGTGGCGGGGGCGACGGTGACGGTCGCGTCGGGTCGGCTGGTGAGCCGGGCGGCCTGTCGGGTCCAGGCCGCCGACCACGCGGCCCAGGGTGAGGTCGCCAGGGTCGGGGAGACGGGGCCGGTGCCGGAGGTGCTCAGGTGCGCGGAAACGCTGGTCATGGCGGGGTCCTTACTTCTGCTTGCCGAGGGTGAGCGGGGTGATGGTGGCGCCGCGGTAGGCCCGCTGGAGGGCATCGACGACCGCTGGGCGGTCGGGTTCGGGGGCGATCGCGGCGAGGTTGGCCACGGCGGCGGCGAGGCCGAGGCTCGCGGTGATGCGCTTGAACGCCAGCAGCTCGCGCAGCTGAGGCGCCCAGTCGATCTCGTGTTTGCGGAGCCGCTGGTTGAGGGTGACCGCCGCGTCGATCGCGCCGTTCGGGACGCCGAGGGAGCGGGCGAGGTCGAAGTCGGTGGTGACCTCGATGTGCACGGCGAATCGGGAGGCGAGGGCTTCGGTGAGGATGGCGCCGTGGACGCCGGGGTTGTGGCCGGCGCAGACGAAGAACCCGTCGACGGCGGTCACGACCTCGTTGTGGTGGGCGGCGATGGTGATGGTGGCCCGGCCGTCCATCGCCGGATAGAGGGCGGCGAGGACGCGGGGTGGGATGAGGGTGGCGTCGTCGATGAACAGGGCGCGGCCCTCGCGCATCGCGGTCACGAGCGGGCCGTAGGCGAACTCGAAGCCGCCGTCGGGCAGCGGGACGTAGTTGCCGACGAGGTCCTCGACGGTGGTGTCGCCGTGGCCGGCGACGGTGATCGCGTCGGCGTAGGCGGCCTCGATGAGGCTGGTCTTGCCGGTGCCGGGTGGCCCGTAGAGCAGGACCGCGATGTTGTCCCGCCGCAGCCGGCGTAGCACTTCGACGTCGGTGCTGTCGCCGAGCTGGCGGGGCAGGTACCAGATACCGTTCGGCCGCAGCACCGCGCCGGGACGCGGCGGGACAGGACCCGTGGGGGCAGGTGCCGGCGTGGTCGGTGCCGTCGGCGTGGGGGCGGTGGCCTTGGGGGCGCGGCTGGCGCCGGCTCCGGCCGTGAACGCGTCGATGCCTTCGGCGGTGATGGTGTACCGGCGCGGTGACCCGGTCGACAAGGTCGCCCATTTCCGGTCGACAAGGCGGTTCAGCACGGAGCCGATCGCCCCGGAGGAGCGTCCGGGCAGTTCCCTGCCCAGGTCGGTGATGGAGAAGGCGCGGTGCGGTTCGGCCGCGAGGAGAGCGAGGACCGGCCCGAACATGGGGCGCGGCCTGGCCTTCGGCTTGGCGGGTCGAGCGGGCGAGGTCACCGGGCACCTCCGACGATGGCTGCGGTCGGCGTGCAACCGATACCTGCGGTCTCGGAGGTGATCAAGTCGCGTCCGCGCAGCTCCGGCACGGGCGTGTGACCGGTCAGGGGATGGCGGATCGTGGTGCGGGTCAGGTGTGACATGGGGTGCTCCTGGGCGAATGAAGCCGCCGCGCGCCCCTTCCCGGGGCGCGCGGCGGCATAGGTGAGCCACAACGGGCGGGGAGAGCGCGCGGAGCCGTCATCGGCTACGCGGAGCGGTGCTCAGGCCGGGGCGCCTACCGTTTGGCGGCGCAGTTGATCTTCGAAGCGCCTAGAGAGTGGGTGGCCAGGGCGCGCGGCGCCTGCTCCAGCCGATCTCTTCGGCGTAGCTTTCCGAGGAGTGGCAGATCCGGCACGACATGGTGGTGTCGGTGCCGTATCCGGCCATCGACGGCAGTTCCTCGTATGTGATGTCGTAGCCGGTCGCTCCGCACACCGTGCACCTGCTGCCGTCGTGCCCATTCGGCTCGAACACGTCCGGGTCGTGCTCGTGCGCGCCTCGTGTGCGGTTGGGCGGCTGGGTGGGTGGGGTGGCGTGGCGCCAGGGCCAGCGGTCGTCGGTGAGGCGGTACCAGCCGTCGGGGTCGGCGGTGACGTGTCGCATCCCGACCGCCGACGACTCATCGCCGGGGACGGGGCCGGCGGGCGTGGCGGGCGCGCGGACCATCAACACTTCCATGCCGCTGCCGTAGTCCCGCAGTGCCAGCAGGTCGGCGTCCCGCCCCGGGGTGTGGGCGGCGCGGGCGTCGGCGTCGGCGGCGATCCGCTGCACCGTCGCTTTGGTGAAGCGGGCGATGACGGAGCCGTTGTGCTGGTAGCCGTGGGCGATCTGTCCCGGGTAGGGGCCGAGGTCGCCGGCGGTGAGCCAGGCGGGGCTCCAGACCGCCGTGTCCGGCACCGTGTCGGTGTCGTAGGCGCTGGTGGTGTGCAGCCGTGGTGGCGTCGATACGTCGGCCACGAGCCACCGGTGTCCCTGCTGCGCGGCGGCGCGTAGCCGGTTCAGCACGCTGTCGTGGTTCGGGTCGGGCTCGGTCAGGGGCTGCCGGTACAGCGGCCACGGCTCGTCGGCGGGCGGTGGCCCGTCGATGTGGGTGGCCGCGATGGCGAGGCTGCGGGGGCGTGGCGCGTTGACCGGGGTGAACCACAGCCGCCCGGTGTTGACGTCCAGGACGAGCCACGGCTCGGGCGGCTCGCTCGTCCTGACGGCGTGGTCGACGGTGGTGGTCTCTTCGGCCTGCTGGAGGGACCTCCGCAGGTCGAACCAGAGCTTCCTCACGTGCTACTCCTTCTGCAGTTGGAAATGCCCTCGGCCGGACGGCCGAGGGCAACGGAATCGGGTGGTGCCTGCCGGGTGGCGGGCGAAGCGGTCACGCGGTGGGGTGCGTGTCGCCGTCGAGCAGGGCCGCGCAGCGGGCGGCCACGCCGTCCTCGACGGCGGTGGTGAAGCCGTCGCGGGCGGCGTCGATCGCGGCGGCCTGGTCGGCGTCGGACAGGTCGTCCCATTCCGGGGCATCGGGTGGTGCCTGGATGCGGTACCGGTCGGCGTCGTAGCCGGCGAGGTCGAAGGCGGGCAGGAAGTCGAGGACGGCGGGGTCGCAGGCGTCGATGCCGGCCAGCACGGTGCGGGCGACGGTGATCGCGTCGCCTCGGCTGGAGCCGCCGATGGTGTACTGCTCCCACCAGGCGGCGGCCTGCTTGCCGTCTTGCTCGCCCGCCGCGCGCAGCGCCTCCAGCACCTGGGACCACTGGTGGTCCCCGGGAGGGGGCGGCGGGGACTCCCGGTCCCGCTCGGCGAGTGTGTACGGCCACGCCGGGGTGGCGGGGTCGATCCAGTCGGCGGCGAGCAGCACACCGTCGCGGCGGTACCGGCTCGGCACGATCCGCTCGTTGGAGGCGACCTCGCGCAGCCAGGCAGCCAGCTCGGCGCGCATCGCCCGGCCGGAAACGGCGTACCGTGCCCGCGCTTCGCGGGCCTGCCGCCGGGCTTCCTCCGTCGCCGATCCGTTGAAGACGTGGTGTGCCCGGATGAGCCGGTCGTGGTCGGCGCGGGTCATCCAGCCGGAGTCGCTCCGGGTGAGCAGGCGTCGCAGCGCTTCGCCGTAGAAGTCGTCGCCGGAGAGGACCGGCTCGCGGTCGCCGTGGATGAGCCGTGCCTGGATCCCCTGGAATCGGCGCCCGAGATCGGGCCAGTTCGTCGGTTCCTCGTCGCTGCGAGGGCTGGTGTCGTGCTCGTTGGGGTCGGGCATTCGTTGGGCTTCCCTTCTTTGAGTGGTTGCGGGGCGAGCCCGTGCTGGGCCCGTCTCGCCGGTTCGTGGTGTCGGTACGGCGTCCGCCGGATCAGTGGCGGACGATCTCGGGGTGGCTGTTCCACCGCGCGTCCTCGTGGGTGATCCCGCTGTTCCTCTCGCAGAAGGTGCGAGAGGATCCGTTCGGACCGGGCGGGAACGCGGGGTGGGCGACTGGGCCAGCCGATCAGGCGGGCGTGTAGGTTCTCGTTGATCTTGTCGGTCCGTAAGGCGGGTGACCTGGGCCGCGGTGGTGGCGTCTCATCGTTCTGTCGCTGGTTTTGTCTCATCGGTTTGTCACTTTCTTGATGACCTTGAGTTGGCGACCGCGTTGCCGGGCTTGGGTGGGGCGTAGTGGTCGAGGAGTTGTCGGACGTCCGGCTCGGTGAGTAGGTCGAGCAGGCCCGCTCCGCGGGCGGTGATTTTCATGGGCTGGTAGCGGTTGTCGGTGCGGTCGATGAGGGCGGCGCCGATGTCGGCTTCGAGCCGGTTCAGTTGGTGAAACAGGTTCTGGTGGTGCAGCCCGAGCGTGGTCGCGGCGGTGTTGATGCTGTCGTGGGCGCTTACCTGCTCGAAGCGGCGTAGTCGTTGCCAGCCGTGGCGTTTGCCTTCGACGGCGTGTCGGATGTCGGTGGGCAGGTGGGGGTGGCGACGGGTGGAGACGGTGTGGCCGGCGGATCCTGTCGCGCGTGCCGGGATGCCGAGGCGTTGGCGGTGTCGGCGGACGGTTTCGTGGCTGATGCCGAGCTCGGCGCCGATGTCGCTGTTGGTGCGTCGCAGGGTGCCGGCCTGTTCGCGTAGCCAGTCGGGATCGATGAGCGGTTGGCGGGCGGCGGTCTGCGCTGTCCGCGGGCGTGGGGTCCGGATGGTGCTCCGGGAGGGCCGGAGGGCCTCTGATCGGTTCGTGGCGTTGTCGTCGAACTTCCGGGTGAGCAGCTCGGCGGCCCGTTCGCGTCTGCGTCGTGCTGCGGTCTTCGAGGGTGGCTGGGCGAGCGGGTCCGGTGGCCGGTGGAGCTGTTGTTGGGCGTAGCGGACGTGTTCGGCGGTGACGCCGAGGCGGCGCGCGGCGGTGGTGATGGTGACGTGCTCGACGTCGAGGAGTTGCCGCAGGGCGGTCAGGTCGATGTCGTGGGGTTCCCGGCCGGGCAGAGTCAGTCCGGTGACGCAGTGGGCTGGGGGGCTCCAGGTGAGCGGTTCGTCGATGCCCGCGGTCTGCAGCAGTTGCGCGCCGTGACGGTGCAGTGCTGCGCGCAGCGGTGTGTTGAGGGCGCGGTGGAACTGCTGGAGCCCGGTCTTGGCGGCTGCGGTGGTGAACGCGAGCCGGTGTCGACGGTTGTCGAGGTCGGCGCCGGTGAGGAGTTGGTAGAGGTAGCGGCGGGCGCTGCGCAGGCGTCCCGCTCTGCCGGGGTGGCTGCCGGTCTGGTGGGTGAGTTCGCGCCATTGCGTCTCGGTGAGGGTGACGTCGGTGAAGACGGTTCGGCGTCGCCGGTAGTCGATGGGTGAGCCGTGGGTGTCGAGGTAGTCGGCCAGGGCGCAGATGGCGGTCAGGGTGTCTGGATGGTGGGCGGCGCGTTCGCTGAGGAAGATGCTGGTGTTGTTGCGCCATGCGGTCAGTTCGCCGGTGGCGTGCAGGTTGCGGACGGGGTTTCCGGGGATCAGCAGCGCGTTGGCGATGTCGATGGCGACGTCGGTGGCGTGCGCGCCGTGTGCTGGTAGGAACCGGATGAGCCAGTCAGGCCACAGGTATTGCGGGATCCACCGGGCTCGGTCGGATGCCGGTAAGTCCGGCTGGGGTGCCCGGGGCGTGGCGGTGCGGGTGCGGTAGCGCAGCCGCTCGGTGACCGGTAGCTGCCCGTCGATGCACTGCAGCACTTTGTGTTGCAGGGGTTGCGACAGTCCGGTCAGGCGCCGGTGCGACAGGATCATCGGTCCGCGGTCCGGTCGTGCGGGCGTGCTGCGGGGTTGGGTGTGGACGTCGCGGAGCAGCGGCGCGAGCCGGTGGCGGCGGTCGTCGGCCTGTTCGGCGGTGATCAGGTCGATGGCTTGGCAGGTCAGGGCGGCGGCGATCAGCGCGCCGGTGGGGTGGTGCAGCTTGATGGCGTGGTTGCCGTCCCGGTAGGTGATCATCGCGGTGACGGTGTCCTGGCCGAGGTGGCGTAACTCGTCCGGGTCGATGCGGTGCCGGAACCAGGTGGCGAGGGCGTCGAGGTCACGCAGGTCGGTGACCGCGGCCGGGTCGGTGCGGTCCAGGCGGTCGTTGACCCACGCCTGAGCGGACAGGCGCGGATCGCCGCCGGACAGGGCCGGCGCTGGTCGGGTCAGCAGGTCGCCGTTGCAGCCTCTGCTGTGCCGGGTGGCGCCGAGCGTGCAGTGGGTCGGTGGGGCCAGGCCGGCTCGTTCGGAGATGCCGCTGCGCGGGACGCGCTGGCAGTGGGGGCAGAGCACCGCGAGCAGGCATCGGTGGGCGAGGCAGGCGAAGGTGTAGGGCAGTTGCCACCGGATCAGCCACTGGCCGTCGGACTCGTGCAGGCAGGCGGGGCAGAACCGGGAGCCGGGGATGGGTTTCCAGCCCAGCGCGTCGAACTGGTCCAGCACGGCGGCGTCGAGTGCCGCATGCGGTAGTCCGGTCTGGGCCTCGACGCGGCGTAGCAGGCTGGGCGGCAGCTTCCAGCTCAGGGCGTAGTTGCGCCAGACGCGCAGCCGGTCACCGAAACCCAGGGTCGGCGCCAGCCAGAGAAACGGCAGGCCGTTGCGGTGGGCGAGCCGGAACAGCCACGAGTCGAGGGCTTCGCCGGTTCCGAGGCCGACGCGCAGGGGCAAGGTGCGGGCGATGTCCACGGCGATCACCCGGCCTCGGCCGGCGCCGGGCGGCGGGGACGACGGCTGGCGGACAGCGTGGCCTGCAACTGGTGGCGGGCGGCTTCGGAGGCTTCGTCGATGCGGATCGTGTCCAGCAACGCCTGGTCGAGGGTTTCCTCCCCGCTGCGGATCGCCTTGTAGCAGCCGCGGGTGATCAGGGTGATGAACGAGCCGATGTGCCCGCTGCTGCGGGCGAACAGGTAGGTCTCCAGGTCCGAGAGCATGCCCGGACGGGCGTCGGCGAGCACCAGCTGACGTTCGGTGGCCTTGAGCAGGCTGCGCCAGTGCCGCCGTCCGGCCTGACCAGCGACCTGGAACGGAGGCAGTTCCAGCCGGGTCCACCGGCGGGCGGTCTGCGCCATGACCGCGCTGTCACCGGTCAGCCCTTCAGCGAGCAGCCGCCGTTCGGCCAACCCGACCCCGGCGTAGACGAACGTGACGGGCAACTCGTTGGCCAGCCACTTCAGGTGGTTGGCCACGTCGACGCCGTCGCGGCGGTTCGGGTCGATGAAGTGCAGGTCGTCGATGATCCCGACGCGGGTGTGGCAGGACAGGACGCAGTCGACGGCGAAGCTGGCCAACTGCGCGGCGTTGGCCCGATCGGTGCCGGGGTGGCCGTAGAACTCGCAGATCATCCGGTTCAGCGTCCGCAGCGTGGTCCGGGAGGTCAGCCCGACCCGGAACACCGGAAGACGTTCATGGCCGGCGTTGGTGCGCTCGCCGTGGCGGCGTCGCTGGGCGCGGTCGAAATCACGGGCGAACGTGTTCGCGATCGTGGTCTTGCCCAAGCCCGGCAGCGCGTCGATCACCGCCGCGCCGCGCACCCGGTCCGGGTCCTGCCGGTTGGTCGCGACGATCTGGTCGAGCTCGTCGTGGATCCCGGCCAGCTGCGGGGTCTTGATGGTGCCGAAGTTGGCGTGCCAGTCATGCCGGGCGTCGTCGTAGTCGGCCCGGGCATCGGTGCCCAGGCGGCGTAGCTGACCGGCGGTCAACGGATCAGGACGCACCCGTGCGGCGGCGTCGACCCAGCGACGCCAACCCTCCTTGCGCGACAGCGTGTAGAGATCCCCGGCGCCGGTCACGACAGCACCTCGAACGCGTCGTCGTAGAACCCGTCGTCCAGGTCACCGTCGTCATCGTCGCTGTCGGCGAACACCGCGCAAGCCGGCGCCGCCCGCGGCGCCGGGACCGGCGGGTCAGCGGCAGGCAGCGCCGCGTACTCAGCCGACAGACGCACCGCCATGCGCCGTTCGCGCCGGTCGGTCACCAGACCGGCGTCCCAGCGGTGCAGCAGCTCCACCATCGCCTTGGCCGGCTCGAACCCGCCGTCGCCAGCGACCGCGAGGCGTCGGGCGTGCGCGGCGGCCTCCGCCGAGAACGGGGTGTCCAGCAGCGGCCCGTGCTCCCAGTCCAGGCGATGCCATCGCTGGTCCGCCGGGTCCTGGAACCAGGCATGCCGCACGTCGTCCGGGTTGACCCGCACCGGCCACTTCCCGGCCAGCACACCACCATAAGGGCTGCGGGCGTTGCGGTAGCCGTCCAGCGCAGAACCGTTGTAGCGCAACCCATGCACCTCGACCCCGTAGTGCTGGATCGTGCGGACGACCACCGGCAGGAAATCCAGCGCCAGCCCAGGGGCCGCCGGGATCCGCAGCAGACCCGCCTTGCCGACCCCAACGGCGAACATCTCCGCCGGGGACAGTTGCAGGTGCGGCCATTCAGCCACCACCAGGCCGTCGTGCTTCGCGCGGTGATAGACCGTCGCGATCCACTCGCGGATCACGTCCTCCATCTCGTGCAGGAACAGGAACGCCTCGTCCTCGACCCGCTCCCCCCGTGCGTGGATGTCCGGGCCCTTGTAGGCGGGCAGATGCTGGGTCAACCCCTCCCGCAAGGTTCGGAAGAACCGCTCGACCGTGGGCTTGTCAGTCGGCTTGTGCGGCTGTGCCGGTTGGATGGAGATCCCCAGCCGGGTGCAGACCGCGATCACGTGCGCGGACAGGAAGACCTTGCCGTGATCGACCACCAACGTCTCTGGCGCACAGACCGGCCCATCACCAGCCGGCATGCCCTCGTCGAAGACCAGGTTCTGCGGAACACCGTGATAAGGCCACGCCCCATCACCCGGCCACGACATCGGCGCCGGCCGGCCCGCGACGCTCTCGTAGAGCACCCCAGCCACGTCGACCGCCTTGGTCGACACCGCGGTCACCCGCAGCCCGACGACGCAGCGGGTGAACAGGTCCAGGGCGACC contains:
- a CDS encoding TniQ family protein — encoded protein: MIAVDIARTLPLRVGLGTGEALDSWLFRLAHRNGLPFLWLAPTLGFGDRLRVWRNYALSWKLPPSLLRRVEAQTGLPHAALDAAVLDQFDALGWKPIPGSRFCPACLHESDGQWLIRWQLPYTFACLAHRCLLAVLCPHCQRVPRSGISERAGLAPPTHCTLGATRHSRGCNGDLLTRPAPALSGGDPRLSAQAWVNDRLDRTDPAAVTDLRDLDALATWFRHRIDPDELRHLGQDTVTAMITYRDGNHAIKLHHPTGALIAAALTCQAIDLITAEQADDRRHRLAPLLRDVHTQPRSTPARPDRGPMILSHRRLTGLSQPLQHKVLQCIDGQLPVTERLRYRTRTATPRAPQPDLPASDRARWIPQYLWPDWLIRFLPAHGAHATDVAIDIANALLIPGNPVRNLHATGELTAWRNNTSIFLSERAAHHPDTLTAICALADYLDTHGSPIDYRRRRTVFTDVTLTETQWRELTHQTGSHPGRAGRLRSARRYLYQLLTGADLDNRRHRLAFTTAAAKTGLQQFHRALNTPLRAALHRHGAQLLQTAGIDEPLTWSPPAHCVTGLTLPGREPHDIDLTALRQLLDVEHVTITTAARRLGVTAEHVRYAQQQLHRPPDPLAQPPSKTAARRRRERAAELLTRKFDDNATNRSEALRPSRSTIRTPRPRTAQTAARQPLIDPDWLREQAGTLRRTNSDIGAELGISHETVRRHRQRLGIPARATGSAGHTVSTRRHPHLPTDIRHAVEGKRHGWQRLRRFEQVSAHDSINTAATTLGLHHQNLFHQLNRLEADIGAALIDRTDNRYQPMKITARGAGLLDLLTEPDVRQLLDHYAPPKPGNAVANSRSSRK
- a CDS encoding TniB family NTP-binding protein, whose product is MTGAGDLYTLSRKEGWRRWVDAAARVRPDPLTAGQLRRLGTDARADYDDARHDWHANFGTIKTPQLAGIHDELDQIVATNRQDPDRVRGAAVIDALPGLGKTTIANTFARDFDRAQRRRHGERTNAGHERLPVFRVGLTSRTTLRTLNRMICEFYGHPGTDRANAAQLASFAVDCVLSCHTRVGIIDDLHFIDPNRRDGVDVANHLKWLANELPVTFVYAGVGLAERRLLAEGLTGDSAVMAQTARRWTRLELPPFQVAGQAGRRHWRSLLKATERQLVLADARPGMLSDLETYLFARSSGHIGSFITLITRGCYKAIRSGEETLDQALLDTIRIDEASEAARHQLQATLSASRRPRRPAPAEAG
- a CDS encoding HAD domain-containing protein, with the translated sequence MPDATLPFPTSNPRDRVYPRFREPLPHPGHPARPVIAIDVDGVLNPDHPPTARQLGYRPHRYDGPGPTGQHVSGDVWLHPDHGAWLNELTSNADLVWCTSWGQIAATWIGPRLGLPADLPVIDAGPGGIRFGRQLKLAALYRAIGTRPVAVLDNEFGGRDPVEAADRTARGSATLLVPVNSASGLQREHIDQVIHWLDQAAASQEPSRRPGDTATGWTALGRGDDELRDDGYDLSVGDPVLRKSRLLSKQCATCVFRPGNLMRLSDGRLRDLVNQARRNESFIVCHDTLPHHRYPDVKPAICRGFADRYSTQALQVIERIFGFIEVDPPSWNTGQTDGSPTTGDDATMSAEPRTASAD
- a CDS encoding VWA domain-containing protein; translation: MTSVSAHLSTSGTGPVSPTLATSPWAAWSAAWTRQAARLTSRPDATVTVAPATGGPPGLSYPATAQIQIDADLIPDPTIADPRRPAHRSKVPVAYGVLLHEVAHVIHSHWDPPPSVPPVVREAALLLEESRIEGRYRAARPRDRRWLRRAVTSIIDPTDTRTDTKWSAAYAAGLLLARIDAKILYPGDVREPRRAITKILGRKLLKGLRDIWREAHTVDDTDTTRMIHLGERWCRLLGIDPTRTPGLPANDAATSTIAAAIAGALDAILHNPADYPHPGSAEPRIDKPGIHVDTDMPITWTERAARDAERQAANRLTALLRRARHREPARTREPSSAPPGRLRTRAAVTLAAQRASGAIPTAQPWQRTVRRPVPDPELTVGILIDASGSMRDFAKPMSSAAWILAHAATRASATTASLAFGDRITVLIPPGRRPAKVRDMRADAGTERFVEACAEADRLLHLTTPGTARLLVVVSDGHYVNPDEAQATITRLHHTGCAVLWLAPDHKSWPAKVYDNTTTITITVDDPTTCVNLIGQAAIDALTKA
- a CDS encoding AAA family ATPase; this translates as MFGPVLALLAAEPHRAFSITDLGRELPGRSSGAIGSVLNRLVDRKWATLSTGSPRRYTITAEGIDAFTAGAGASRAPKATAPTPTAPTTPAPAPTGPVPPRPGAVLRPNGIWYLPRQLGDSTDVEVLRRLRRDNIAVLLYGPPGTGKTSLIEAAYADAITVAGHGDTTVEDLVGNYVPLPDGGFEFAYGPLVTAMREGRALFIDDATLIPPRVLAALYPAMDGRATITIAAHHNEVVTAVDGFFVCAGHNPGVHGAILTEALASRFAVHIEVTTDFDLARSLGVPNGAIDAAVTLNQRLRKHEIDWAPQLRELLAFKRITASLGLAAAVANLAAIAPEPDRPAVVDALQRAYRGATITPLTLGKQK